From a region of the Candida albicans SC5314 chromosome 1, complete sequence genome:
- a CDS encoding uncharacterized protein (Plasma membrane-localized protein; repressed by nitric oxide; Hap43p-repressed gene), giving the protein MLSRVSIRSLPLCTRTFATTSILKQSELTAATDSSGKEIVSGAPRELVTERVVRIYQEAKPATQSGHHNGSHWKLDWDVLGKGNRWENDLMGYQGSADYMQGTIMKFDTKESAIKFAENQGWDHYVQEPKKRHFRKKDYSANFYHSAGPLKHIRTK; this is encoded by the coding sequence ATGTTATCCAGAGTATCCATAAGATCATTGCCGCTTTGTACACGTACATTTGCAACAACTTCTATATTAAAACAATCTGAGCTTACTGCCGCTACAGATTCAAGTggtaaagaaattgtttcTGGTGCCCCAAGAGAACTTGTGACAGAAAGAGTTGTCAGAATCTACCAAGAAGCCAAGCCTGCTACACAATCTGGTCACCACAATGGTAGCCACTGGAAATTGGACTGGGACGTTTTAGGCAAAGGAAATAGATGGGAGAATGATTTAATGGGTTACCAAGGATCTGCCGATTACATGCAAGGTACCATAATGAAGTTTGACACCAAAGAATCTGCTATCAAATTTGCTGAAAACCAAGGATGGGATCACTACGTGCAAGAACCTAAGAAAAGACATTTCagaaaaaaagattattcAGCAAACTTTTATCATTCAGCTGGTCCTTTGAAACATATCAGAACAAAATAG
- the HMT1 gene encoding protein-arginine omega-N methyltransferase (Major type I protein arginine methyltransferase (PRMT); involved in asymmetric dimethylation of arginine residues; involved in nuclear export of Npl3p; Spider biofilm repressed), with amino-acid sequence MSESATDKSQLSKFEQHYFSSYDHFGIHEEMLKDTSRTLSYRNAMYRNKDLFKDKIVLDVGCGTGILSMFAVKAGAKHVYSVDMSSIIDKAKEIVELNGFSDKITLLQGKLEDINLPVDKVDIIISEWMGYFLLYESMLDTVLYARDRYLVEGGLIFPDKCQMYIAGIEDAQYKDEKIHYWEDVYGFDYTPFIKTAMEEPLVDTVNNQSLITKGTQFFEFDINTVTKEQLSIKRKFELQAIDNDYCHAFIVYWDAVFPGKQRVILPTGPMHQYTHWKQTVFYMDQVLDLKKGDTINGEITAVPSKINPRELDIDISWEVKTQANDKSRELKGGYTYFLR; translated from the coding sequence ATGTCTGAATCAGCTACTGATAAATCACAATTGTCAAAATTTGAACAACACTATTTTTCATCCTACGATCATTTTGGTATCCACGAAGAAATGTTAAAGGATACTTCACGTACCTTGAGTTACCGTAATGCCATGTACAGAAATAAGGATTTGTTTAAAGACAAAATTGTTCTTGATGTTGGATGTGGTACTGGTATTTTGTCTATGTTTGCCGTTAAAGCTGGTGCCAAACATGTATATTCAGTTGATATGTCGTCTATTATTGACAAGGCCAAGGAAATCGTGGAGTTGAATGGATTCAGTGATAAGATTACTTTGTTGCAAGGAAAATTAGAAGACATCAACTTGCCAGTTGACAAAGTTGACATAATAATATCAGAGTGGATGGgttatttcttgttgtaCGAATCTATGTTGGATACAGTCTTATATGCCAGAGACAGATATCTTGTTGAAGGCGGGTTGATTTTCCCAGACAAATGTCAAATGTACATTGCTGGTATTGAGGATGCGCAGTACAAAGATGAAAAGATACATTATTGGGAGGATGTTTATGGGTTTGACTACACTCCATTTATTAAAACTGCCATGGAAGAACCATTGGTTGACACTGTCAACAATCAATCTTTGATTACCAAAGGTACACagttttttgaatttgacaTTAATACCGTTACAAAAGAGCAATTATCTATTAAGAGAAAGTTTGAGTTACAagcaattgataatgattacTGTCATGCCTTTATTGTGTACTGGGATGCTGTATTCCCAGGTAAACAAAGAGTCATCTTACCAACTGGACCAATGCACCAATACACCCATTGGAAGCAGACAGTTTTTTACATGGATCAAGTCTTGGATCTCAAGAAAGGAGACACTATTAACGGTGAAATTACAGCTGTACCAAGTAAAATTAACCCAAGGGAACTTGACATTGATATCTCATGGGAAGTAAAAACTCAAGCCAATGATAAATCAAGAGAATTGAAGGGTGGATACACTTACTTTTTACGCTAG
- a CDS encoding peptide-methionine (R)-S-oxide reductase (Ortholog(s) have peptide-methionine (R)-S-oxide reductase activity, role in cellular response to oxidative stress and cytosol, mitochondrion, nucleus localization), translating to MFKSSAFRTFVRNMSKSDSEWRAILSPEQFRVLRQGGTEAPYTGEYTNTPASDVGYYECAGCKYPLYKANTKFKAHCGWPAFYEALPGAVKIYRDESHGMIREEMRCSNCDGHLGHVFKGEGYKTPTDERHCVNSVSIKFNPQDQQS from the coding sequence ATGTTCAAATCTTCAGCATTTAGAACTTTTGTCAGAAACATGTCCAAATCAGATTCAGAATGGAGAGCTATTTTATCACCAGAACAATTCCGTGTATTACGTCAGGGCGGAACTGAAGCTCCATACACAGGTGAATATACCAATACCCCAGCTTCAGATGTAGGGTACTATGAGTGTGCTGGTTGCAAGTACCCATTATACAAGGCGAACACAAAATTCAAGGCACATTGTGGTTGGCCAGCTTTCTACGAAGCCCTCCCTGGAGCTGTGAAAATTTATAGAGACGAATCACACGGTATGATTAGGGAAGAAATGAGATGCTCGAACTGTGACGGACATTTAGGTCATGTATTTAAAGGTGAAGGCTATAAGACACCTACAGATGAAAGACACTGCGTTAACAGCGTgtcaattaaatttaacCCACAAGATCAACAAAGTTAA
- a CDS encoding trans-2-enoyl-CoA reductase (NADPH) (Putative enoyl reductase involved in very long chain fatty acid elongation; possibly an essential gene, disruptants not obtained by UAU1 method) yields MTDIEVKSRSRSIKSFSSNELTPDSSVQELINELSSDNHISEHRLRLTKLENGKQVALIPHKTFAENGIPKTASKIELFVKDLGPQISWRTVFLVEYFGPFIFHPLFYYVQSLYGSGSFEHTQTQKFAFAIVLLHFLKRELETIFVHKFSNATMPAFNIFKNSGHYWILSGFNLAYFIYGPSDKSGVLKYFFHVNELPSSVVYGLFGLWVFAELSNLTTHLILSNLRKGDSKVYVIPFGYGFNWVSCPNYFFESLSWLAYALLVGNWSAWIFLFVSSGQMWLWAVKKHQRYLKSFGDDYKKLKRKIYIPFVI; encoded by the coding sequence ATGACTGACATTGAAGTCAAATCACGTTCCAGATCCATTAAATCTTTTTCCTCCAATGAATTGACCCCGGACTCGTCAGTTCAAGAATTAATCAACGAATTGAGTTCTGATAATCATATTTCCGAACATAGACTTAGATTAACTAAATTAGAAAATGGCAAACAAGTAGCTTTGATTCCTCATAAGACTTTTGCTGAGAACGGTATCCCAAAGACTGCAAGCAAGATTGAATTGTTTGTCAAAGATTTGGGTCCGCAAATCTCATGGAGAActgtttttttggttgaatACTTTGGTCCCTTTATTTTTCATCCGTTATTTTACTATGTCCAATCACTCTATGGTTCTGGATCTTTCGAACACACACAAACTCAAAAATTTGCCTTTGCAATTGTCCTTTTGCATTTTTTAAAGCGTGAATTGGAAACCATTTTTGTTCATAAATTCTCTAACGCAACAATGCCAgctttcaatattttcaaaaattcaGGACATTATTGGATTTTGTCTGGTTTTAATTTGgcatattttatttatggTCCAAGTGATAAACTGGGGGTTTTAAAATACTTTTTCCATGTTAATGAATTACCAAGCTCAGTTGTATATGGTCTTTTCGGCTTGTGGGTTTTCGCCGAATTATCTAACTTGACTActcatttaattttgagTAACTTGAGAAAAGGTGATTCCAAAGTTTACGTTATTCCGTTCGGATATGGATTCAATTGGGTTTCTTGTCCtaactatttttttgaatcattGTCGTGGTTAGCCTATGCTTTACTCGTAGGTAACTGGTCAGCTTGGATTTTCTTATTTGTTAGTTCCGGTCAAATGTGGCTTTGGGCTGTTAAAAAACACCAGAGATACTTGAAATCTTTCGGCGATGACTacaaaaagttgaaaagaaagatataTATTCCATTTGTTATTTAA
- the MBF1 gene encoding Mbf1p (Putative transcriptional coactivator; caspofungin repressed; involved in virulence) → MSSDWDSVTIIGQKARVGGGGPRENVAKTSSQLNAARRAGLVVGTEKKYGTANTKSNPEGQRLTKLDATDDVVAVKKVDVSVGKAIQQARQEKKLTQKELATKVNEKPNVINDYEAGRAIPNQQLLAKLERALGVKLRGKNIGEPLFAKKK, encoded by the coding sequence ATGTCTTCAGATTGGGATTCAGTTACTATTATCGGACAAAAGGCCAGAGTTGGCGGTGGTGGTCCAAGAGAAAATGTTGCTAAGACTTCTTCACAATTAAATGCTGCCAGAAGAGCTGGTTTGGTTGTTGGTACCGAAAAGAAATACGGAACTGCCAACACCAAGTCAAATCCAGAAGGACAAAGATTAACTAAATTGGATGCAActgatgatgttgttgctgttaaGAAAGTAGATGTCAGTGTTGGTAAAGCGATTCAACAAGCTAgacaagaaaagaaattgactCAAAAAGAGTTGGCCACTAAGGTGAATGAAAAACCAAACGTTATCAATGATTACGAAGCCGGAAGAGCTATTCCAAACCAACAATTATTGGCCAAGTTAGAAAGAGCCTTGGGTGTTAAGTTAAGAGGTAAGAATATTGGTGAACCTTTGTTTGCTAAGAAAAAATAA
- a CDS encoding uncharacterized protein (Has domain(s) with predicted role in cell division, chromosome segregation and MIS12/MIND type complex localization) encodes MRTSGAGKKKALTRKKSKKQAKLVHDTDDDEQATPQPSLLSRKNQLSDLFSSQENFTKNSAPKKRHTFEEDGEFVYKRSQSPTQQSRKKRKVNTPVTQLHEEIDLMAREDINSDSSDDIFNLSRKKNKQRVKGQSVKNPTKLRSPLGNGYNSDDYIEQVSRETLQLHDNEKTVSNKRRQSYLNRGKRVSSIGNGFVGVPHKEVPVSDYYKLLDTTMPGPDRLRQLLIWNMKKQFEKDEEDLKQRESEDQTAPSIARVIKEEIIRDLTEKKISTSWYDNRNNNIETISGKVVTVPNPLNITNLKNIDIYTKKLKNLRKQKAEWHKVYKQAIRPLETMKISLSDDKKQLNKYIKEERVGNIQPDAIDNSMVETIEANHTEVKSNITKLEPEVDKLYFTAFQLNRASDLLKSVEQQQLNKKVSQYLQGYSNKSKVEAYKSLPSSSGSNNRWSIPSKNVDTKDLLRAICRLETQNKSS; translated from the coding sequence ATGAGAACACTGGGTGctggtaaaaaaaaagcactaacaagaaagaaatcaaaaaagcAAGCTAAATTGGTCCATGACACAGACGATGATGAACAAGCTACTCCACAGCCAAGTTTGTTATCTAGGAAAAACCAATTATctgatttattttcttcacAAGAGAATTTTACTAAAAACTCTGCTCCTAAGAAGCGACATACATTTGAAGAGGATGGAGAATTTGTGTATAAACGAAGTCAATCACCTACACAACAGTCTCgtaagaaaagaaaggtCAATACTCCAGTTACTCAATTACATGaggaaattgatttgatggCACGAGAGGACATAAATAGTGATTCTTCAGATgatatattcaatttaagcagaaagaaaaataaacaacGAGTCAAAGGACAATCTGTCAAGAACCCGACAAAATTAAGGTCTCCTTTAGGAAACGGGTACAATTCGGACGATTACATAGAGCAAGTATCTCGTGAAACTTTACAATTACATGACAACGAGAAAACGGTTTCTAACAAGAGAAGACAGTCTTATTTGAATCGAGGTAAAAGagtttcttcaattggtaATGGGTTTGTGGGAGTGCCCCATAAAGAAGTTCCTGTGTCTGATTATTATAAGCTTTTGGATACTACGATGCCGGGACCAGATAGGTTGAGacaattgttgatatgGAATATGAAGAAGCAATTTGAGAAAGATGAGGAAGATTTGAAACAGCGGGAATCTGAGGATCAAACCGCGCCAAGTATAGCAAGGGTAATCAAGGAAGAGATTATAAGAGATTTGACGGAAAAGAAGATTTCTACAAGTTGGTACGATaacagaaacaacaatataGAAACGATAAGTGGGAAAGTGGTTACTGTGCCCAATCCTTTAAATATTACAAATCTAAagaatattgatatttacaccaagaaattgaaaaatctaAGAAAACAGAAAGCTGAGTGGCATAAAGTTTACAAACAAGCAATACGACCGTTAGAAACAATGAAGATTAGTTTATCTGACGACAAGAAACAACTAAATAAGTACATAAAGGAAGAAAGGGTCGGAAACATACAACCAGATGCAATTGACAACTCAATGGTTGAAACAATTGAGGCTAACCATACTGAGgttaaatcaaatataacAAAACTAGAGCCTGAAGTGGATAAGCTTTATTTCACAGCATTCCAATTAAATCGTGCAAGCGACTTGTTGAAATCGGTagagcaacaacaattaaacaaaaaggTGTCACAGTATTTGCAGGGTTActcaaataaatcaaaagtgGAAGCATATAAATCCCTACCGTCCAGCAGCGGTAGCAATAACAGATGGTCTATACCTCTGAAAAATGTTGACACAAAAGATCTTTTAAGAGCTATATGTCGGTTGGAAACCCAAAACAAATCTTCATAA
- a CDS encoding uncharacterized protein (Ortholog of C. dubliniensis CD36 : Cd36_01020, C. parapsilosis CDC317 : CPAR2_110130, Candida tenuis NRRL Y-1498 : CANTEDRAFT_93515 and Debaryomyces hansenii CBS767 : DEHA2D14542g) has product MKPDILTVSLCHKYIARLKHEENNLEILNLQTSTVCRSYNLQTLVRQFSQSNYTGPCVVSQLQWEHILPDSVSTKLAIVVDNLHIAMIIDFRKEDTEPIFIKQPKNEGIESIEWIPPPSEKDLGAYTNSRQLLIFSKHDLAVRVFSLDCTHVLFTIYKPISSLLIRPSHDNRFWSILANTLEYNKPPVLYHFYNEGSVSLLIKSIKLPNTLTTEPKLSWSDKGTWLQIFNDHETIFGYNLLVYDLLGRVSERRRIDPLVDVDILDNGYNMGSDDHLHFSSNEFQSSWVTLSSDREYIVVSDLQGHQLQIQIIEIRLLRVIKAIELDLKDKQGWKQSWDKFVYGKIALPENLEITKVYSHEFELYICINNTYVVGCDLELTDSDDIEIEIESIVEVDTVIVDFYKNDNKLVLVSEKQIVTLNDDNDKPQKIFETNGTIKNTQPNADQITIIYNTTQKTLWETVFTSNKFASPRKKRHLVGNTSISLDDITDTFNLKKRIKSK; this is encoded by the coding sequence ATGAAACCAGATATTTTAACTGTATCACTATGTCACAAGTACATTGCCAGATTAAAGCACGAAGAGAACAATTTGGAAATACTAAATTTACAAACGTCAACAGTCTGTCGGTCATATAACCTTCAAACACTAGTGAGACAGTTTTCTCAAAGTAACTACACAGGTCCTTGTGTTGTATCACAATTGCAATGGGAACATATACTACCAGACTCAGTATCTACAAAGCTTGCAATAGTAGTAGATAATTTACATATTGCAATGATTATTGATTTCCGAAAGGAAGATACCGAACCTATTTTCATCAAGCAACCCAAAAATGAAGGAATTGAAAGTATAGAATGGATTCCACCGCCATCTGAGAAGGATTTAGGAGCGTATACCAACAGTCgtcaattattgatattttcaaaGCATGATCTAGCAGTCAGGGTGTTCTCTTTGGATTGCACGCACGTGTTATTCACAATCTACAAGCCAATATCATCACTCTTAATTCGTCCTAGTCATGACAATAGATTCTGGTCCATACTTGCAAACACCCTTGAATATAACAAACCTCCGGTATTGTATCATTTTTATAACGAGGGGTCTGTCAGCCTTCTTATTAAGCTGATCAAATTACCGAATACGTTGACAACTGAGCCAAAACTATCGTGGTCAGATAAGGGGACTTGGTTGCAGATTTTCAATGACCATGAAACGATTTTTGgatataatttattggtTTATGATCTTCTAGGGCGTGTTTCTgagagaagaagaattgacCCGTTAGTCGACGTGGATATCTTGGATAATGGGTATAACATGGGTTCAGATGATCATTTGCATTTTAGTAGTAACGAGTTTCAATCTAGTTGGGTGACGCTCCTGTCTGATAGGGAATACATTGTTGTATCTGATCTTCAAGGACACCAATtgcaaattcaaataattgaaataagGTTATTACGAGTAATCAAGGCAATAGAACTAGACTTGAAAGACAAACAGGGTTGGAAGCAACTGTGGGACAAATTTGTTTACGGAAAAATAGCATTACCTGAAAATCTTGAAATTACAAAAGTTTATTCACACGAGTTTGAACTATATATTTGCATCAACAATACATACGTGGTAGGTTGCGACCTTGAGTTGACTGACTCGGATGATATAGAGATAGAGATAGAATCCATAGTAGAGGTGGATactgttattgttgatttctACAAGAATGACAATAAATTAGTACTCGTCTCAGAAAAGCAGATTGTGACTTTGAACGATGACAATGACAAACCTcagaaaatatttgaaacaaacGGTACAATTAAGAATACTCAACCAAATGCTGATCAAATTACTATAATATATAACACCACACAAAAAACGTTATGGGAAACAGTTTTCACAAGCAATAAGTTTGCCAGCCCCAGGAAAAAGAGACATTTGGTGGGAAACACTTCCATCCTGCTAGATGATATAACAGAcacatttaatttaaagaaaagaatcaaatcaaaataa
- a CDS encoding mitochondrial 37S ribosomal protein mS33 (Ortholog(s) have structural constituent of ribosome activity and mitochondrial small ribosomal subunit localization) produces the protein MSVLKVLPSKARLAEVRKTSFKIFDQFWNPNAKRNPNKILRAPLKGPEYVKYYGDNNAVPTFKDFKKWFPQLKLVDPREAHRVFIVADRKRRNKGAPKKKKQ, from the coding sequence ATGAGTGTGTTGAAAGTGTTACCATCCAAAGCAAGATTGGCAGAGGTTAGGAAAACTTCctttaaaatatttgatcaGTTTTGGAATCCTAATGCAAAGAGAAACCccaataaaatattaaGAGCACCTTTGAAAGGTCCAGAATATGTGAAATATTACGGTGATAATAATGCTGTACCTACATTcaaagatttcaaaaaatggTTTCCtcaattaaaattagtGGATCCTAGAGAAGCACATAGGGTATTTATAGTTGCAgatagaaaaagaagaaataagGGTGCTCctaagaagaagaaacaataa